The Salvelinus namaycush isolate Seneca chromosome 1, SaNama_1.0, whole genome shotgun sequence genome has a window encoding:
- the LOC120062070 gene encoding serine/threonine-protein phosphatase PP1-gamma catalytic subunit A, producing the protein MADVDKLNIDSIIQRLLEVRGAKPGKNVQLQENEIRGLCLKSREIFLSQPILLELEAPLKICGDIHGQYYDLLRLFEYGGFPPESNYLFLGDYVDRGKQSLETICLLLAYKIKYPENFFLLRGNHECASINRIYGFYDECKRRYNIKLWKTFTDCFNCLPIAAIVDEKIFCCHGGLSPDLQSMEQIRRVMRPTDVPDQGLLCDLLWSDPDKDVLGWGENDRGVSFTFGSEVVAKFLHKHDLDLICRAHQVVEDGYEFFAKRQLVTLFSAPNYCGEFDNAGAMMSVDETLMCSFQILKPAEKKKPNGSRPVTPPRNMVTKQGKK; encoded by the exons ATGGCCGATGTTGACAAACTCAACATAGACAGTATCATCCAGCGTCTTTTAGAGG TCAGGGGAGCAAAGCCTGGTAAGAATGTGCAGCTGCAGGAGAACGAGATCCGAGGATTGTGCCTCAAGTCCAGGGAGATATTTCTCAGCCAACCTATCCTTCTTGAACTTGAAGCCCCCCTCAAGATCTGTG GTGACATCCATGGGCAATATTACGACTTATTGAGGCTGTTTGAGTATGGGGGCTTCCCTCCTGAGAGCAACTACCTATTTCTGGGAGACTATGTGGACAGAGGGAAGCAGTCTCTGGAGACCATCTGTCTGCTTCTGGCCTACAAAATCAAATACCCAGAGAACTTCTTCCTGCTGAGAGGGAATCATGAGTGCGCCTCCATCAACAGAATATATGGATTCTATGATGAGT GTAAAAGAAGGTACAACATCAAGCTCTGGAAAACATTTACAGATTGCTTTAACTGCCTCCCTATTGCTGCCATTGTTGATGAGAAGATCTTCTGTTGCCATGGAG GGTTGTCACCAGACCTCCAGTCCATGGAGCAGATCAGGCGCGTCATGCGGCCCACCGACGTCCCCGACCAGGGCCTCCTGTGTGACCTGCTCTGGTCAGATCCAGACAAGGATGTCCTCGGCTGGGGAGAGAATGACAGAGGCGTCTCATTCACTTTTGGCTCAGAAGTGGTGGCAAAGTTCCTGCACAAACATGATTTGGATCTAATCTGTCGCGCCCATCAG GTTGTTGAGGACGGCTATGAGTTCTTCGCCAAGCGACAGCTTGTGACTTTATTCTCAGCACCCAACTACTGCGGGGAGTTTGACAATGCTGGTGCTATGATGAGTGTGGATGAGACCCTCATGTGCTCTTTTCAG ATTTTGAAGCCCGCTGAGAAGAAGAAGCCGAATGGCAGCCGTCCAGTTACACCCCCACGGAACATGGTCACCAAGCAAGGCAAGAAATAA